The Mercenaria mercenaria strain notata unplaced genomic scaffold, MADL_Memer_1 contig_2909, whole genome shotgun sequence genome includes a window with the following:
- the LOC123527742 gene encoding uncharacterized protein LOC123527742, with amino-acid sequence MNIIKISTTVFSVLSLYTTLVSGDYSCVCNYSVEKSVFTTMNEQGSPIGYMYEFDCKQKLDLQQGTQGWFEIAFEHQIGYLKQDDQIQLQLCPGDPPHEDIVTTVSSPVSSTQSADTSSTNSYQTSKIAAPTDILSSTISTKLSTQTQTTQITITTTSQSVVSSPAISTRLSTTKQTTQTSTTGLVTHTLPSSIPNKFSL; translated from the exons atgaatataataaaaatttCCACAACGGTATTCAGTGTGTTAAGTTTGTACACTACTCTTGTCTCTGGTGACTACTCGTGTGTGTGTAACTACAGTGTCGAAAAGAGTGTATTTACAACA ATGAATGAGCAGGGCAGTCCTATTGGATACATGTATGAATTTGATTGCAAACAGAAACTGGACTTGCAACAAGGCACACAAGGATGGTTCGAAATAGCTTTCGAGCACCAG ATTGGATACCTAAAACAAGACGATCAGATTCAACTTCAACTTTGTCCAGGGGATCCACCACATGAGGATATTG TGACGACAGTTTCATCTCCAGTCTCCTCGACCCAGTCAGCAGACACATCGTCTACGAATTCTTACCAAACTTCAAAGATAGCAGCACCAACTGACATTTTATCATCAACAATATCGACAAAACTGAGCACCCAAACACAAACGACACAGATCACAATCACAACAACATCACAATCTGTAGTTTCATCACCTGCCATCAGTACAAGGCTTTCAACAACAAAGCAAACGACACAGACATCAACAACAGGATTGGTTACCCATACTCTACCATCCAGTATTCCTAATAAATTCAGTCTAG